The following coding sequences lie in one Mycteria americana isolate JAX WOST 10 ecotype Jacksonville Zoo and Gardens chromosome 13, USCA_MyAme_1.0, whole genome shotgun sequence genomic window:
- the SELPLG gene encoding P-selectin glycoprotein ligand 1, with product MAAGWAVLVMLVLVLVLSTLQACAAVTPLEPGQRRGVQWVWGAAGPARAEPLPLSRRKRADGGQQPGTTAAAPGHGHAAATMPSSDDTDSPEPDPLLGSVPPPAPGTNTSLHQEPAVPTTADPLDETDSPEPDPLLGSVPPPAPGTNTSLRWASVALTTADPRDETDSPEPDLLPSPALPAVPGTNASLRWAPAALTTADPRDETDSPEPDLLLSPALPAVPGTNASLRWAPAALTTADPRDETDSPEPDLLPDSAPPAEPSTQAASQNNVTTVPSRLTPPGGEGTVAGGTDSSSSAGPRSGTPPAFGLTATGYKKVKEAGASPAPTHSAPWDAKPRGTAVPVPWDPSRVMGKCLLAILLLALVAATFMVCTGVLGALLWRRARTAHRRLSRTEMVCISSLLPDGEAATNGPKAGPARRPKLLLDGSSEVDSDNLTLSSFLPEHS from the coding sequence ATGGCGGCAGGCTGGGCCGTgctggtgatgctggtgctggtgctggtgctgagCACCCTGCAGGCGTGCGCGGCCGTGACGCCGCTGGAGCCAGGGCAGCGCCGCGGCGTGCAGTGGGTCTGGGGGGCGGCTGGGCCGGCGCGGGCCGAGCCCCTGCCGCTCTCCCGCAGGAAGAGGGCCGACGGCGGGCAGCAGCCCGGCAccaccgccgccgcgccggggcacGGCCACGCTGCCGCCACGATGCCCAGCAGCGACGACACCGATTCCCCCGAGCCCGACCCTCTGCTGGGCTCtgtgccaccaccagcacccgGCACCAACACCAGCCTGCACCAGGAGCCTGCAGTGCCGACCACAGCCGATCCTCTGGATGAGACCGATTCCCCCGAGCCCGACCCTCTGCTGGGCTCtgtgccaccaccagcacccgGCACCAACACCAGCCTGCGCTGGGCATCCGTGGCGCTGACCACAGCCGATCCACGGGATGAGACCGATTCCCCCGAGCCCGACCTGCTGCCGAGCCCTGCGCTGCCGGCAGTGCCCGGCACCAACGCCAGCCTGCGCTGGGCACCCGCGGCGCTGACCACAGCCGATCCACGGGATGAGACCGATTCCCCCGAGCCCGacctgctgctgagccctgcgcTGCCGGCAGTGCCCGGCACCAACGCCAGCCTGCGCTGGGCACCCGCGGCGCTGACCACAGCCGATCCACGGGATGAGACCGATTCCCCCGAGCCCGACCTGCTGCCGGACTCTGCGCCGCCAGCGGAGCCCAGCACACAGGCGGCGTCACAAAACAACGTCACCACCGTCCCCAGCCGGCTCAcgccgcccggcggggaggggacggtggCTGGCGGCACGGACAGCAGCTCCTCCGCGGGGCCACgctcggggacccccccagccttCGGCCTCACCGCCACGGGTTACAAGAAAGTCAAGGAAGCCGGAGCTTCCCCCGCGCCAACTCATTCAGCCCCTTGGGACGCGAAGCCCAGGGGGACTGCGGTGCCGGTCCCCTGGGACCCCAGCAGGGTGATGGGCAAGTGCCTGCTGGccatcctgctgctggccctggtgGCTGCCACCTTCATGGTGTGCacgggggtgctgggtgccctgctCTGGCGGCGGGCGCGGACGGCACACCGCCGGCTCAGCCGCACCGAGATGGTCTgcatctcctccctgctgcctgacGGCGAGGCGGCCACCAACGGCCCCaaggccggcccggcccggcggccaaAGCTGCTGCTCGACGGCAGCTCCGAGGTCGACAGTGACAACCTGACCCTCAGCAGCTTCCTGCCAGAGCACTCCTGA
- the TMEM119 gene encoding transmembrane protein 119 has translation MAVQPAMGTWPLLLLLLLVAAPVRSAAPRHAAVLPDGGGSGDGEEVSALPPVHRVTPGTGPTAGDAAGTTVTNSSAPRGVLDGLVDFFKEYMLLVVVVGSLAFVLLFIICAAVIVRQKHKASAYYPSSFPKKKYVDQRDKAGGARAFSEVPEKAPDPGAEEPLDCSRQLQADILAAAQNLKSPPKAPLANGARGEQKPPLEEEDEGSKKLGDEQPTEPPPQNPGAEEAAGATGAGGEGTPSAAQDGPPAPPGI, from the coding sequence ATGGCGGTGCAGCCAGCGATGGGCACgtggccgctgctgctgctgctgctgctggtggcggCCCCGGTGCGTTCGGCGGCACCCCGGCATGCCGCGGTGCTGCCCgacggcgggggcagcggggatgGTGAGGAGGTCTCGGCTCTGCCACCTGTCCATCGTGTGACGCCGGGGACCGGCCCGACAGCAGGGGACGCGGCGGGGACCACAGTCACCAACAGCTCGGCGCCGCGCGGTGTGCTGGACGGGCTGGTGGACTTCTTCAAGGAGTacatgctgctggtggtggtggtgggctcGCTGGCCTTCgtcctcctcttcatcatctgCGCCGCTGTCATCGTCCGGCAGAAGCACAAGGCGTCCGCCTACtacccctcctccttccccaagaaGAAGTACGTGGACCAGCGGGACaaggcggggggggcccgggcttTCAGCGAGGTGCCCGAGAAAGCCCCCGACCCTGGCGCCGAGGAGCCCCTTGACTGCAGCCGGCAGCTGCAGGCTGACATCCTCGCTGCCGCCCAGAACCTCAAATCTCCCCCCAAGGCGCCGCTGGCCAATGGGGCCCGGGGGGAGCAGAAACCCCCCCTcgaggaggaagatgaaggaagcAAAAAGTTAGGCGACGAGCAACCCACCgagccccctccccaaaatccagGCGCCGAGGAAGCGGCGGGTGCAACGGGAGCAGGGGGCGAGGGGacccccagcgcagcccaggacggccccccggccccccctggCATCTAG
- the ISCU gene encoding iron-sulfur cluster assembly enzyme ISCU, whose amino-acid sequence MAALRAAGAALLRPGRGEAVARLGYHKKVVDHYENPRNVGSLDRNAKNVGTGLVGAPACGDVMKLQVEVDENGRIVDARFKTFGCGSAIASSSLATEWVKGKTVDEALKIKNTDIAKELCLPPVKLHCSMLAEDAIKAALADYKLKQDPNKEESEKKANNA is encoded by the exons ATGGCGGCGctgagggcggcgggggcggcgctgctgcggcccgggcgcggggaggcggTGGCCAGGCTGGGCTACCACAAGAAG GTGGTGGATCACTACGAGAACCCGCGCAATGTCGGCTCCCTCGACCGCAACGCCAAGAACGTGGGCACCGGCCTGGTGGGCGCCCCGGCCTGCGGCGACGTCATGAAGCTGCAG GTGGAAGTGGACGAGAACGGGAGGATCGTCGATGCCCGTTTCAAAACCTTCGGCTGCGGGTCGGCAATCGCGTCGAGTTCGCTGGCGACAGAGTGGGTCAAAGGGAAAACG GTTGATGAAGCGTTGAAAATCAAGAACACGGATATTGCTAAagagctctgccttcccccagTCAAACTGCACTGCTCTA TGTTGGCTGAAGACGCAATCAAGGCTGCCTTGGCTGATTACAAGTTGAAGCAGGATCCAAACAAAGAAGAgtcagagaagaaagcaaacaatgcCTAA